A genomic segment from Agelaius phoeniceus isolate bAgePho1 chromosome 2, bAgePho1.hap1, whole genome shotgun sequence encodes:
- the SPATA13 gene encoding spermatogenesis-associated protein 13 isoform X4, with protein sequence MTLMSSFLSHCICGDPLPVSDSEVVSDDHWKRSTSQEEEKADSQKVTPRKWGSGKRSRPRPLSDYGQMAIRSFSIPEDAVAVESQNTDCTDGENQLGLASLGSGIQSNTVGYHRGRKRRPISVIGGVNFYGDDQVEERENLLTQPVARPPVPAHKVPPYKAVSARFRPLTFSQSTPIGLDRVGRRRQMRTSNVAADAGTESSALVDDNGSEEDYSYEELCQAAPRYLQPGGEQLAINELISDGTVVYAEALWDHVTMDDQELGFKAGDVIRVLEASNKDWWWGRNEDKEAWFPASFVRLRVNQEEVPENCSNIQDEEQDSDISKHRQKIAENRDQMRTNVIQEIMKTERVYIKHLKDICEGYIRQCRKHTGMFTTAQLSTIFGNIEDIYKFQRKFLKDLEKQYNKEEPHLSEIGSCFLQHQEGFAIYSEYCNNHPSACIELSRLMKQGKYRHFFEACRLLQQMIDIAIDGFLLTPVQKICKYPLQLAELLKYTTQEHSDYSNIKAAYEAMKNVACLINERKRRLESIDKIARWQVSIVDWEGPDVLARSSELIHSGELTKISKQGKSQQRTFFLFDHQLVFCKKDLLRRDILYYKDRIDMDETEIVDIEDGRDKDFNINVKNAFKIINRTTEEVHLFCAKKQEDKKRWMEACENERRRVREDKEMGMEISENQKKQAMQNARKSRQGKIKGVSYNGCPLPPLHQTLHPLHQRHITVPTSVPQQQVFALAEPKRKPSLFWHTFNKLTPFKK encoded by the exons ATGACTCTCATGAGCTCCTTTCTCAGTCACTGCATATGTGGAGACCCTTTACCTGTGTCTGATTCTGAG GTTGTTTCTGATGACCACTGGAAGAGGTCCACAtcccaggaggaagaaaaggcagACTCACAAAAGGTCACACCGAGGAAATGGGGCTCTGGAAAAAGATCCcggcccagacctctctcagaCTATGGCCAAATGGCGATCCGAAGTTTCTCTATACCAGAAGATGCAGTTGCAGTGGAGTCTCAGAACACAGACTGCACAGATGGAGAAAATCAGCTGGGACTGGCATCCCTTGGGTCTGGGATCCAAAGCAATACTGTAGGCTAccacagagggaggaaaagaagacCCATCTCCGTAATAGGTGGGGTCAATTTCTATGGAGACGATCAAgtagaagagagagaaaatctgCTGACACAA CCTGTGGCACGGCCACCCGTTCCAGCACACAAGGTGCCCCCGTACAAGGCTGTTTCAGCCAGGTTCCGGCCACTCACCTTCTCACAAAGTACCCCCATCGGTCTGGACCGCGTGGGACGGAGGCGGCAGATGAGAACATCTAATG TTGCTGCAGATGCTGGAACTGAGTCTTCAGCCTTAGTGGATGACAATGGCAGTGAGGAAGATTACAGCTATGAGGAGCTCTGCCAAGCTGCTcccaggtacctgcagcccgGAGGGGAACAGCTAGCAATTAATGAG CTGATAAGTGATGGCACCGTCGTCTATGCAGAGGCTCTCTGGGACCATGTCACTATGGATGATCAAGAGCTGGGCTTCAAAGCTGGAGATGTCATTAGAGTTCTAGAAGCTTCCAACAAAGACTGGTGGTGGGGAAGAAATGAGGACAAGGAGGCCTGGTTTCCAGCTAGCTTTGTCAGG ctgcgaGTTAATCAGGAAGAAGTGCCAGAAAACTGTAGTAATATCCAGGATGAAGAACAAGATTCAGATATTAGCAAGCATCGCCAGAAAATAGCTGAAAACAGGGATCAGATGAGAACCAACGTTATACAGGAAATTATGAAAACAGAACGAGTCTATATCAAGCATCTCAAGGACATCTGTGAG GGTTACATTCGGCAGTGTCGCAAACATACAGGAATGTTCACCACAGCTCAGCTAAGCACCATTTTTGGAAATATTGAAGATATTTACAAGTTCCAAAGGAAGTTTCTGAAGGATCTTGAGAAACAGTACAACAAAGAAGAACCTCATCTAAGTGAAATAGGGTCATGTTTTCTTCAACAT caagAAGGCTTTGCTATTTATTCAGAGTATTGTAACAACCATCCCAGTGCCTGCATTGAACTCTCCAGACTGATGAAGCAGGGCAAATACCGCCACTTCTTCGAGGCTTGTCGCTTGCTTCAGCAGATGATTGACATTGCCATTGATGGTTTTCTTCTCACTCCTGTTCAGAAAATCTGCAAATACCCTCTGCAGCTTGCAGAATTGCTCAAATACACCACTCAGGAGCACAG TGATTATAGCAACATAAAAGCTGCATATGAGGCCATGAAGAACGTGGCATGCCTGATCAACGAGCGAAAACGGAGACTAGAAAGCATAGACAAGATTGCCCGTTGGCAAGTCTCTATTGTAGACTGGGAG GGACCAGATGTGTTAGCCAGAAGCTCAGAACTGATCCACTCAGGAGAACTGACCAAAATATCAAAACAAGGCAAAAGCCAGCAGAGgactttcttcctttttgacCATCAGCTTGTGTTCTGTAAGAAGGACTTGCTGAGAAGGGACATTTTGTATTACAAGGATCGTATTGACATGGATGAGACAGAAATTGTGGACATCGAAGATGGCAGAGACAAAGATTTTAACATCAATGTCAAGAATGCTTTTAAGATAATAAACAGAACAACAGAGGAGGTTCATTTGTTCTGTGCAAAAAAACAGGAGGATAAAAAGAGATGGATGGAGGCGTGTGAAAATGAAAGGAGAAGAGTTCGAGAAGACAAGGAAATGG GTATGGAAATctcagaaaaccagaagaaacaAGCCATGCAGAATGCCCGTAAGTCAAGGCAAGGAAAAATTAAAG GTGTGAGCTATAATGGGTGTCCTCTGCCTCCTCTACACCAAACCCTTCATCCCCTTCACCAGCGACACATCACCGTGCCTACCAGCGTCCCGCAGCAGCAGGTCTTTGCCCTGGCAGAACCCAAGCGGAAGCCATCCCTCTTCTGGCATACCTTCAACAAACTCACTCCCTTTAAAAAGTGA
- the SPATA13 gene encoding spermatogenesis-associated protein 13 isoform X5, whose product MVARGAMARFWSLESLQMVAADAGTESSALVDDNGSEEDYSYEELCQAAPRYLQPGGEQLAINELISDGTVVYAEALWDHVTMDDQELGFKAGDVIRVLEASNKDWWWGRNEDKEAWFPASFVRLRVNQEEVPENCSNIQDEEQDSDISKHRQKIAENRDQMRTNVIQEIMKTERVYIKHLKDICEGYIRQCRKHTGMFTTAQLSTIFGNIEDIYKFQRKFLKDLEKQYNKEEPHLSEIGSCFLQHQEGFAIYSEYCNNHPSACIELSRLMKQGKYRHFFEACRLLQQMIDIAIDGFLLTPVQKICKYPLQLAELLKYTTQEHSDYSNIKAAYEAMKNVACLINERKRRLESIDKIARWQVSIVDWEGPDVLARSSELIHSGELTKISKQGKSQQRTFFLFDHQLVFCKKDLLRRDILYYKDRIDMDETEIVDIEDGRDKDFNINVKNAFKIINRTTEEVHLFCAKKQEDKKRWMEACENERRRVREDKEMGMEISENQKKQAMQNARKSRQGKIKGVSYNGCPLPPLHQTLHPLHQRHITVPTSVPQQQVFALAEPKRKPSLFWHTFNKLTPFKK is encoded by the exons ATGGTAGCCAGGGGGGCAATGGCACGATTTTGGAGTCTGGAGAGCCTTCAGATGG TTGCTGCAGATGCTGGAACTGAGTCTTCAGCCTTAGTGGATGACAATGGCAGTGAGGAAGATTACAGCTATGAGGAGCTCTGCCAAGCTGCTcccaggtacctgcagcccgGAGGGGAACAGCTAGCAATTAATGAG CTGATAAGTGATGGCACCGTCGTCTATGCAGAGGCTCTCTGGGACCATGTCACTATGGATGATCAAGAGCTGGGCTTCAAAGCTGGAGATGTCATTAGAGTTCTAGAAGCTTCCAACAAAGACTGGTGGTGGGGAAGAAATGAGGACAAGGAGGCCTGGTTTCCAGCTAGCTTTGTCAGG ctgcgaGTTAATCAGGAAGAAGTGCCAGAAAACTGTAGTAATATCCAGGATGAAGAACAAGATTCAGATATTAGCAAGCATCGCCAGAAAATAGCTGAAAACAGGGATCAGATGAGAACCAACGTTATACAGGAAATTATGAAAACAGAACGAGTCTATATCAAGCATCTCAAGGACATCTGTGAG GGTTACATTCGGCAGTGTCGCAAACATACAGGAATGTTCACCACAGCTCAGCTAAGCACCATTTTTGGAAATATTGAAGATATTTACAAGTTCCAAAGGAAGTTTCTGAAGGATCTTGAGAAACAGTACAACAAAGAAGAACCTCATCTAAGTGAAATAGGGTCATGTTTTCTTCAACAT caagAAGGCTTTGCTATTTATTCAGAGTATTGTAACAACCATCCCAGTGCCTGCATTGAACTCTCCAGACTGATGAAGCAGGGCAAATACCGCCACTTCTTCGAGGCTTGTCGCTTGCTTCAGCAGATGATTGACATTGCCATTGATGGTTTTCTTCTCACTCCTGTTCAGAAAATCTGCAAATACCCTCTGCAGCTTGCAGAATTGCTCAAATACACCACTCAGGAGCACAG TGATTATAGCAACATAAAAGCTGCATATGAGGCCATGAAGAACGTGGCATGCCTGATCAACGAGCGAAAACGGAGACTAGAAAGCATAGACAAGATTGCCCGTTGGCAAGTCTCTATTGTAGACTGGGAG GGACCAGATGTGTTAGCCAGAAGCTCAGAACTGATCCACTCAGGAGAACTGACCAAAATATCAAAACAAGGCAAAAGCCAGCAGAGgactttcttcctttttgacCATCAGCTTGTGTTCTGTAAGAAGGACTTGCTGAGAAGGGACATTTTGTATTACAAGGATCGTATTGACATGGATGAGACAGAAATTGTGGACATCGAAGATGGCAGAGACAAAGATTTTAACATCAATGTCAAGAATGCTTTTAAGATAATAAACAGAACAACAGAGGAGGTTCATTTGTTCTGTGCAAAAAAACAGGAGGATAAAAAGAGATGGATGGAGGCGTGTGAAAATGAAAGGAGAAGAGTTCGAGAAGACAAGGAAATGG GTATGGAAATctcagaaaaccagaagaaacaAGCCATGCAGAATGCCCGTAAGTCAAGGCAAGGAAAAATTAAAG GTGTGAGCTATAATGGGTGTCCTCTGCCTCCTCTACACCAAACCCTTCATCCCCTTCACCAGCGACACATCACCGTGCCTACCAGCGTCCCGCAGCAGCAGGTCTTTGCCCTGGCAGAACCCAAGCGGAAGCCATCCCTCTTCTGGCATACCTTCAACAAACTCACTCCCTTTAAAAAGTGA